The Klebsiella sp. RIT-PI-d genomic sequence CCTGAGGGATATTTTCATTCAATTTTTCAGCGCTGGCTACATTAACGACAGAAGAAAACGCGATGACAGCAATAAGTGATTTAAATAACGTATTCATAAAGTAAACATCTCAAAGTGATAAAGTAAGTATCGTAATGGCGTAATACTACGCCTGCCGATGGGCTGATTTTTTGATCAGACTTTCAAAGCTATTACACAAAACAAAGTAAGTGCATGAATTTGATACCATTTCAAGGCCAATAAATATTGACGTCAGCATCCAGGTAGTTTCTTCGCTTGCGCCCATCCAGATAAAAGCGATAACTAAATCAAGAAAACCGATCAGCATGCACCAGTAACGTCCCACCATCAGGGAGTTTTTAAAGGCTGCTGATAAACGACACAGGCCAGCAAGTAAAAAAAGAAAGCAGATTGTGGCCGAAAGAATATTTATTCCAAGAATAGGACTCAGAAACACCCCGGCGCCGATAACAACATAAATAATGCCGAAAAGGATCAGGCAAAAAATAGCAATTTTGCCACTTTTTCTGAATGTATAAGCACTGCCCAGTGAAACAATGCCGCAAACAACCAACAGAATGCCGGTTAAATAGCTTAGTGCAACGCCTGCATAAATCGGAAACAGCAAACATAAAATGCCACTTGCTGCCAGTAATAGCGCAAAGATGAATGCGGTTTTTTTGTATTTAGTTAATATTCTTTCATTGAGCTTGCTCAACGTTTGACGATCGATAAGTAACATTATTGTACCTTGACTAAATATAGTTAATTGTAGTGTGATTAAGCATTGAGGTGATCATATTTCATTATCTTGCTACGGTATATCAGACAGCGTGTAGTTCACCTGCTGTTAATTCCTACGCGTGTAATCCAGGTCATTCAAATACGTATCTGTGCTCTTATGTTACGACGTAATTTTCGAGAATATTATGACGCCGATTTCATTTAATATTCAAATCTAAGGAAAACCAATCATGAAACGTTTTGCAATGGCAACTGTATTTGCAGCAATGATCGCAGCAGCGCCAGCACTGGCAACCGCCGCTACTACCACTACTGCGACCTCTGATGCTGCATCACAAGAGACTGCACTGCAGGTACGTGCAGCCGATCAGATTGCCGTTCAGGGCCAGAATGCACTGCATGACATCCAGTTAGCCCGTGTCGCGCTGTTCCAGGGACACCCGGACAAAGCAGAACTGCTGACTAACCATGCCGCTACCCTGCTGGCGGATGACAGCGTTGACTGGTCCAAATACTTCCGTACGGATAAAAAAGCCAGCCTGAAAGATGACAACTACGTGGCCATTGATGCCGCAATGGGCATTTCTGAAGACTTTGTCGCTTCGCCAGAAAAACAGGATGCCATCAAACGCGCCAATAAAAAACTGGAAAGCGGCGACAAAAAAGGGGCAGTGGAAGAACTGCGCCTGGCCGGTATTGGCGTAATGGAAAATGTTTGTCTGATGCCGCTGAAACAGACCCGCAATGCGGTTGCACAGGCGCAAAAACTGATGAGCGAACATAAATATTACGAAGCCAACCTGGCGCTGAAAGGCGCTGAAGATGCAGTGATCATCGATAGCGCGGCGTTGTTTGCCAGCTAATAACGCACGCCGTCTGGTCGGACAGCCTTGCTAAGGCACCGACAGTATCGCTCTCGCTGGGTCACTCCTCGTTATGTCGTGTGACCCTGCGAAGATCGCTCTATTTATGAAAGGTACAGCCATGACTACTCCTCTTCAGGGCATTAAAATTCTTGATTTTACCGGTGTTCAATCCGGCCCTTCCTGCACGCAGATGCTGGCATGGTTCGGTGCCGACGTTATTAAAATTGAACGACCGGGTGTGGGTGATGTTACCCGCCACCAGCTGCGCGACATTCCGGATGTCGATGCGCTCTATTTCACCATGCTGAACAGCAATAAACGTTCTATCGAACTCAACACCAAAACGGCTGAAGGCAAAGAAATAATGGAGAAGCTGATCCGCGAGGCGGATATTCTGGTGGAGAACTTTCATCCCGGTGCTATCGATCACATGGGATTTACCTGGGAACACATCCAGGAAATTAATCCACGGCTGATCTTTGGCTCCATTAAAGGATTTAATGCCTGCTCGCCGTATGTCAACGTGAAAGCCTATGAAAACGTGGCTCAGGCTGCGGGTGGCGCTGCGTCTACAACTGGCTTCTGGGATGGCCCGCCGCTGGTTAGCTCGGCAGCGCTTGGTGACAGTAATACCGGCATGCATCTGCTGATCGGTCTGCTTGCCGCGCTGCTCTACAGAGAAAAAACCGGTCTCGGCCAGCGCGTCACTATGTCGATGCAGGATGCCGTGCTTAACCTTTGCCGCGTCAAACTGCGCGATCAGCAGCGCCTGCAGCGCGTAGGTTATCTGGAAGAGTATCCGCAATATCCGAACGGCACTTTCGGCGATGCAGTGCCGCGTGGCGGCAATGCGGGCGGCGGCGGTCAGCCTGGCTGGATACTAAAATGTAAAGGATGGGAAACCGATCCTAATGCATATATTTATTTTACCATTCAGGAACAGAACTGGGAAAATACCTGTAAAGCGATCGGCAAACCAGAATGGATTAACGACAGCGCATATAATACGGCAAAAGCACGTCAGCCGCATATTTTCGATATTTTCAATGTTATCGAACAATTTACCCTCACCATGGGTAAACACGACGCTGTGACTTATCTTACCTCTTTTGATATTCCCTGTGCGCCAGTATTGAGCATGAAGGAAATTGCCGAGGATAGCTCACTACGCGAAAGCGGCAGTGTGGTAGAGGTCGATCAGCCTCTGCGTGGCAAATACCTGACGGTCGGCTGCCCGATGAAATTCTCAGCATTCACTCCGGAAATTAAATCAGCGCCTCTGCTGGGTGAACATACCGTTGAGATTTTAAAAGAACTTAATTACAGCGATGAGCAAATTACCGCGCTGAAAAATAATAACGCAATTTAATGAGTAGAGGAGTCGGTGGCTCCTCTTTCTTGTCGAATATTGGGACACATTACTATGTCGGATGAACACGCGCTGACGGACGGTATGCATATTATCGTCGACGCGCTGAAAAAAAATAATATCGAATGTATTTATGGGGTGGTGGGCATTCCTGTTACGGATATGGCTCGTCATGCTCAGGCAAAAGGTATTCGTTATATTGGCTTTCGTCACGAGCAATCTGCAGGTCACGCTGCTGCCATTCGCGGTTTTATTACCCAAACGCCGGGCGTTTTCCTGACCGTTTCTGCACCAGGCTTTATGAACGGTCTGGCCGCACTGGCGAATGCCACGGTCAACGGTTTCCCGGTAATCATGATCAGTGGCTCAAGCGACCGTGCAAAAGTCGACCTGCAGCAGGGCGATTATGAAGAGCTGGATCAGATGAATGCGGCAAAGCCTTACGCAAAAGCGTCTTATCGGGTTAATCGACCTGAAGATCTGGGTATCGCACTAGCTCGTGCCATTCGTGCCGCCACATCAGGACGGCCGGGAGGCGTTTATCTTGACCTGACTGCTGAGGTCCTGTCAGCCACCATGAGCATCGATGACGCGGAAAAGAGTATTGTTCAGGTTGAGCCTCTGGCATTAAAGCAGCTCCCGGATGATGCCTCCATTACGCGTGCACTGTCTCTGCTGGCAAAAGCGGAACGTCCGCTGGTTATTCTGGGGAAAGGCGCGGCATATTCTCAGGCTGATAAGACGATCCGTGATTTTATCGAAACCACGCAAATCCCTTTCCTGCCCATGTCGATGGCGAAAGGACTGCTGGAAGATACGCATCGGCTTTCGGCGGCGACCGCGCGTTCGTTTGCCCTGGCAAATGCCGACGTTGTGGTATTAGTTGGTGCGCGTCTCAACTGGCTGTTGAACCACGGCAAAAAAGGATGGGCAGCAGATACGCAGTTTATTCAACTGGATATCGAGCCCCAGGAAATAGACAGCAATCGCAAAATTGCCGCACCGGTGGTGGGCGATATTGCCTCTTCAATGCAGCTTCTGCTTTCTGAGCTGGCACTGCGTCCTTTTATCGCGCCTCTGGTATGGCGCGATATGCTGGATGTCCATAAACAGGCTAATGCCCAGAAAATGGCGTTGAAATTAGACACCGTGACGGCACCGCTGAACTATTTCAATACGCTGCGGGTGATCGGCGATGTTCTGGCGGACTATCGCGATATTTACCTTGTCAATGAAGGGGCCAATACCCTCGATAACGCGCGAAACCTTATCAATATGTATAAACCTCGCCGCCGTCTGGACTGCGGTACCTGGGGCGTGATGGGGATTGGTATGGGCTATGCCATTGGCGCCGCTACCACGACTGGCAAATCGGTGGTGGCCATTGAGGGCGACAGCGCATTTGGCTTTAGCGGCATGGATATCGAAACCATCTGCCGGTACAACCTGCCGGTAACCGTGATCATTTTCAATAATGAC encodes the following:
- the oxc gene encoding oxalyl-CoA decarboxylase, which translates into the protein MSDEHALTDGMHIIVDALKKNNIECIYGVVGIPVTDMARHAQAKGIRYIGFRHEQSAGHAAAIRGFITQTPGVFLTVSAPGFMNGLAALANATVNGFPVIMISGSSDRAKVDLQQGDYEELDQMNAAKPYAKASYRVNRPEDLGIALARAIRAATSGRPGGVYLDLTAEVLSATMSIDDAEKSIVQVEPLALKQLPDDASITRALSLLAKAERPLVILGKGAAYSQADKTIRDFIETTQIPFLPMSMAKGLLEDTHRLSAATARSFALANADVVVLVGARLNWLLNHGKKGWAADTQFIQLDIEPQEIDSNRKIAAPVVGDIASSMQLLLSELALRPFIAPLVWRDMLDVHKQANAQKMALKLDTVTAPLNYFNTLRVIGDVLADYRDIYLVNEGANTLDNARNLINMYKPRRRLDCGTWGVMGIGMGYAIGAATTTGKSVVAIEGDSAFGFSGMDIETICRYNLPVTVIIFNNDGIYRGDGENLSGNGDPAPTDLLRHARYDKMIEAFGGIGYHATTEKDVRAALIASLQSRKPSLINVVIDPAAGTESGHITTLNPKHLTNQ
- the frc gene encoding formyl-CoA transferase, translated to MTTPLQGIKILDFTGVQSGPSCTQMLAWFGADVIKIERPGVGDVTRHQLRDIPDVDALYFTMLNSNKRSIELNTKTAEGKEIMEKLIREADILVENFHPGAIDHMGFTWEHIQEINPRLIFGSIKGFNACSPYVNVKAYENVAQAAGGAASTTGFWDGPPLVSSAALGDSNTGMHLLIGLLAALLYREKTGLGQRVTMSMQDAVLNLCRVKLRDQQRLQRVGYLEEYPQYPNGTFGDAVPRGGNAGGGGQPGWILKCKGWETDPNAYIYFTIQEQNWENTCKAIGKPEWINDSAYNTAKARQPHIFDIFNVIEQFTLTMGKHDAVTYLTSFDIPCAPVLSMKEIAEDSSLRESGSVVEVDQPLRGKYLTVGCPMKFSAFTPEIKSAPLLGEHTVEILKELNYSDEQITALKNNNAI
- a CDS encoding DUF308 domain-containing protein, which translates into the protein MLLIDRQTLSKLNERILTKYKKTAFIFALLLAASGILCLLFPIYAGVALSYLTGILLVVCGIVSLGSAYTFRKSGKIAIFCLILFGIIYVVIGAGVFLSPILGINILSATICFLFLLAGLCRLSAAFKNSLMVGRYWCMLIGFLDLVIAFIWMGASEETTWMLTSIFIGLEMVSNSCTYFVLCNSFESLIKKSAHRQA
- a CDS encoding YfdX family protein translates to MKRFAMATVFAAMIAAAPALATAATTTTATSDAASQETALQVRAADQIAVQGQNALHDIQLARVALFQGHPDKAELLTNHAATLLADDSVDWSKYFRTDKKASLKDDNYVAIDAAMGISEDFVASPEKQDAIKRANKKLESGDKKGAVEELRLAGIGVMENVCLMPLKQTRNAVAQAQKLMSEHKYYEANLALKGAEDAVIIDSAALFAS